The following proteins come from a genomic window of Zygotorulaspora mrakii chromosome 8, complete sequence:
- the TAH11 gene encoding Tah11p (similar to Saccharomyces cerevisiae TAH11 (YJR046W); ancestral locus Anc_1.475) — protein MSSSRYKLPEIDLNEIHDENHLAPVVKAILLNHDTFVLKNHANKNILDSLVDTLNDQEIPNRETEFDANFTGVLAVEDNILFEQYIFNTDDSLPFNREMANGTLKRLYTRLFKLGLFFAKICLESFVPDDEYKLDENNYSSVISRFFNNSPTGSQTLPTGEIFEYAPSPDYREFLPTGLLTVFPTTKGVKFKPPTFSADDNTWASFEDEDRLVLHTGSLLARLSGGRHTTSPLHISPDLNVMHLTVSLPLSTIIDNEGKRHVDILLRQQIQELPNAASIFYPRQTALLRLERQINLYKEMFSVCETVLSLYSISRSSAVKPELYSLLPQISNMMRRKTSQDDFLRMVSIWPQSYVIEANSKCELTVKLPNNSSSLAFTNKSRRLQYVEKADAWYNDMCRKEVIPNGIPLLKINKRRGSSGTFNRSSVDNMKTKARNSSNRPLYLSNSKEKYMYPEKKHDSQMNLLERLREKERRSAALLSQRQRQYQQFLTVKVNQVFDILQSLQWGNPYTVTYLSTLIVDSLEDTNNPIGYKEAEEILLKLQNLLNDEISVQTVEGGLKVYRWNTLNKEILASRIHQEEMDQSQE, from the coding sequence ATGAGCTCCAGCAGGTACAAGTTACCTGAGATAGATCTCAACGAGATCCACGATGAAAACCATTTGGCGCCAGTGGTGAAAGCCATCCTCTTGAATCATGACACATTtgtgttgaaaaatcacgccaataaaaatatattggACTCTCTAGTGGATACGCTTAATGATCAGGAGATCCCCAACAGAGAAACGGAGTTCGATGCCAACTTTACAGGTGTCTTAGCAGTTGAGGACAATATTCTCTTTGAGCAATATATCTTCAACACAGATGATAGCCTGCCATTCAACCGCGAGATGGCCAATGGGACGCTGAAAAGATTGTACACGAGGCTCTTCAAACTGGGACTATTTTTTGCTAAAATCTGCCTCGAGAGCTTTGTGCCCGACGACGAATACAAGCTAGATGAGAATAACTACTCGAGCGTGATAAGCCGTTTTTTTAATAACAGTCCTACGGGCTCACAAACCCTGCCGACGGGAgagatatttgaatatgCTCCCAGCCCCGATTATAGAGAGTTTCTGCCGACTGGTTTACTGACAGTATTCCCCACTACCAAAGGTGTCAAATTCAAACCTCCGACGTTTAGTGCTGACGATAATACGTGggcatcttttgaagatgaagatcGTCTTGTACTGCATACAGGATCGTTACTGGCGAGATTGTCGGGGGGTAGGCATACCACGTCGCCTTTGCACATCTCGCCTGATCTCAACGTTATGCATCTTACTGTGTCATTACCATTGAGTACTATCATTGATAATGAGGGCAAAAGACATGTCGATATTTTACTACGTCAGCAGATTCAAGAATTACCCAATGCAGCATCTATTTTCTATCCACGACAAACCGCGTTATTGCGCTTAGAAAGACAGATCAATCTTTACAAAGAAATGTTTTCCGTATGTGAAACCGTTCTATCTTTATATTCTATTTCAAGATCGTCCGCTGTAAAGCCAGAGCTTTACTCGCTTTTGCCCCAGATTTCTAATATGATGAGGAGAAAAACCTCACAAGACGATTTTCTAAGAATGGTATCAATATGGCCTCAATCTTATGTCATTGAGGCAAACTCCAAATGTGAGCTAACTGTCAAGCTGCCGAATAATAGTTCATCCCTCGCTTTCACTAACAAGTCAAGGCGTTTACAATACGTAGAAAAGGCAGATGCATGGTATAACGATATGTGCAGGAAAGAAGTCATTCCGAATGGCATACCccttttgaagatcaaTAAAAGAAGGGGTAGTTCAGGTACCTTCAATAGAAGTAGTGTTGATAATATGAAAACAAAGGCTCGAAACTCTTCAAACAGACCTTTGTACTTATcgaattcaaaagaaaaatatatgtaCCCAGAGAAAAAGCATGATTCGCAAATGAATCTTCTTGAAAGATTAAGAGAGAAGGAAAGACGATCAGCCGCTTTACTATCACAAAGGCAAAGACAGTATCAACAGTTTTTAACCGTTAAAGTTAATCAAgtatttgatattttgcaaTCCTTGCAATGGGGTAATCCATATACAGTCACCTACCTGAGTACATTAATCGTCGACAGCCTTGAAGACACGAATAATCCAATTGGATACAAAGAAGCCGAAGAAATTCTtctgaaattgcaaaatttactcaatgatgaaatttctgtTCAGACTGTTGAAGGTGGACTGAAAGTTTATCGATGGAATACTTTGAATAAGGAAATACTTGCATCAAGGATTCATCAAGAGGAAATGGATCAGTCACAAGAGTGA
- a CDS encoding Hsp70 family protein (similar to Saccharomyces cerevisiae ECM10 (YEL030W) and SSC1 (YJR045C); ancestral locus Anc_1.474) translates to MLAARNILRKSAVASPIRLASRFQSNGKVQGSVIGIDLGTTNSAVAVMEGKIPKIIENAEGSRTTPSVVAFTKDGERLVGIPAKRQAVVNPENTLFATKRLIGRRFEDVEVQRDIKQVPYKIVKHSNGDAWVEARGQTYSPAQIGGFVLNKMKETAEAYLGKPAKNAVVTVPAYFNDSQRQATKDAGQIVGLNVLRVVNEPTAAALAYGLEKSDSKVVAVFDLGGGTFDISILDIDNGVFEVKSTNGDTHLGGEDFDIVLLREIVSRFKKESGIDLENDRMAIQRIREAAEKAKIELSSTVSTEINLPFITADASGPKHINMKFSRAQFETLTEPLIKRTVDPVKKALKDATLSTSDISEVLLVGGMSRMPKVVETVKQLFGREPSKAVNPDEAVAIGAAIQGAVLAGEVTDVLLLDVTPLSLGIETLGGVFTRLIPRNTTIPTKKSQIFSTAAAGQTSVEIRVFQGERELVRDNKLIGNFTLSGIPPAPKGVPQIEVSFDLDADGIINVSARDKASNKDASITVAGSSGLSESEIEQMVNDAEKFKSQDEAKRQAIETANKADQLANDTESSLKEFEGKLDKAEVQKVQDLITSLREIVARVQSGEEVNADDLKAKTEELQNASMKLFEQMYKNDSNNNGESGNPQSGEPKQ, encoded by the coding sequence ATGCTTGCTGCTAGAAATATTTTGCGCAAGAGCGCAGTCGCTAGCCCAATCCGTTTGGCTAGCCGTTTCCAATCCAATGGTAAAGTTCAAGGTTCCGTTATCGGTATCGATTTGGGTACAACCAATTCAGCGGTTGCCGTGATGGAGGGTAAGATCCCAAAAATCATCGAAAATGCCGAAGGTTCAAGAACAACGCCATCGGTGGTTGCTTTCACCAAAGACGGAGAACGTTTGGTTGGTATTCCAGCAAAACGTCAGGCTGTTGTCAACCCGGAGAACACTCTATTTGCCACTAAGCGTTTGATTGGTCGTCgttttgaagatgttgaagTGCAGAGGGATATCAAACAGGTCCCATATAAGATCGTTAAGCACTCCAATGGTGATGCTTGGGTTGAAGCCAGAGGTCAGACTTATTCACCAGCACAGATCGGTGGCTTCGTTTTAAACAAGATGAAGGAGACGGCCGAGGCTTACTTAGGTAAACCAGCTAAGAATGCGGTTGTCACTGTGCCAGCCTACTTTAATGATTCCCAAAGACAGGCAACCAAAGATGCGGGCCAAATTGTTGGTTTGAATGTTCTACGTGTTGTTAACGAACCAACTGCAGCTGCACTGGCCTATGGTTTGGAAAAATCTGATTCAAAGGTTGTTGCCGTTTTCGATTTAGGTGGTGGTACTTTTgatatttccattttggACATTGACAATGGTGTCTTTGAGGTTAAATCCACAAACGGGGATACTCACTTAGGTggtgaagattttgatataGTTTTATTGAGAGAGATTGTTTCTCGTTTCAAGAAGGAGTCCGGTATCGATCTAGAAAATGACCGTATGGCAATCCAAAGAATCAGAGAAGCTGCTGAAAAGGCAAAGATCGAATTGTCTTCAACAGTTTCCACAGAAATTAACTTACCATTTATTACCGCAGATGCATCTGGTCCTAAACATATCAATATGAAATTCAGCAGAGCTCAATTTGAAACTCTTACCGAACCATTAATCAAGAGAACTGTTGATCCTGTTAAGAAGGCTTTGAAAGATGCCACATTGAGCACTTCTGATATTTCAGAAGTCTTATTAGTTGGTGGTATGTCAAGAATGCCAAAAGTTGTGGAAACTGTCAAACAATTATTTGGTAGGGAACCATCAAAGGCTGTTAACCCAGATGAAGCCGTTGCCATTGGTGCAGCCATTCAAGGTGCTGTCCTAGCTGGTGAAGTCACTGATGTTCTATTGTTAGATGTTACACCTTTATCGTTGGGTATCGAAACTTTGGGAGGAGTTTTCACTAGATTAATCCCAAGAAACACAACAATTCCAACTAAGAAATCTCAAATTTTCTCTACTGCTGCAGCAGGCCAAACTTCTGTTGAAATTAGAGTTTTCCAAGGTGAGAGAGAGTTAGTCAGAGACAACAAGTTAATTGGTAATTTCACTTTATCAGGTATTCCACCAGCTCCAAAAGGTGTTCCACAAATCGAAGTTTCTTTTGATCTAGATGCTGATGGAATTATCAACGTCTCTGCAAGAGATAAGGCTTCTAATAAAGATGCTTCTATCACAGTAGCAGGATCATCTGGTCTatctgaatctgaaatcGAACAAATGGTTAACgatgctgaaaaattcaagagcCAAGATGAAGCCAAGAGACAAGCAATTGAAACTGCAAACAAAGCTGATCAACTAGCTAATGACACTGAaagttctttgaaagaatttgaaggTAAACTCGACAAAGCTGAAgttcaaaaagttcaagattTGATTACTTCCTTGAGAGAAATCGTCGCTAGAGTCCAATCTGGTGAAGAAGTCAATGCCGATGATCTAAAGGCAAAGACTGAAGAATTACAAAATGCttcaatgaaattatttgaaCAAATGTACAAGAATGACAGTAATAACAATGGCGAAAGTGGTAACCCTCAATCTGGCGAACCAAAACAATGA
- the VPS55 gene encoding Vps55p (similar to Saccharomyces cerevisiae VPS55 (YJR044C); ancestral locus Anc_1.473) has product MDLKVSPLTKIISLSGFLALGFLLVILSCALFHNYYPLFDILIFLLAPIPNSLFSKSNLDNADFMSDSPSNAQDFGSFLTGLLATSGIALPVVFYHCQLIGLMSCVMSILGGLIIYSSIVVFSWFFHSSWEHEEDALFG; this is encoded by the coding sequence ATGGATCTCAAGGTATCTCCCTTAACTAAAATCATTTCCCTTTCAGGGTTTTTAGCACTCGGTTTTTTATTGGTTATTTTAAGTTGCGCCCTATTCCATAATTATTACCCATTATTTGATATCCTAATCTTTCTGCTAGCACCAATACCAAATTCACTTTTCAGCAAATCAAATTTAGATAATGCAGATTTTATGTCTGATTCACCAAGTAATGCACAAGATTTTGGTAGTTTTTTGACTGGTTTACTGGCAACAAGTGGTATTGCCCTACCGGTAGTTTTTTACCATTGCCAGCTAATAGGTCTAATGAGTTGTGTTATGAGTATTCTAGGTGGGCTTATTATATATTCAAGTATAGTTGTATTTTCGTGGTTTTTCCATTCAAGTTGGGAACATGAAGAAGACGCATTATTTGGTTGA
- the BUD16 gene encoding putative pyridoxal kinase BUD16 (similar to Saccharomyces cerevisiae BUD16 (YEL029C); ancestral locus Anc_1.471), translated as MPRLLATQSHVVHGYVGNKAATFPLQCLGWDVDCCNSVQFSNHTGYGMDKVFGNVTEKNDLDQLLCGVLGNFPHEYDALLSGYLPNKSSVQCMGQHYRRYRNANPQSIWLMDPVMGDEGQLYVNEDVIPEYKKLALSPSCLVDIITPNQFELEILNGENIGNSEQMKSALLKLHATIPVIVVTSCDFKMFNDPEHVYIVTSMRGEKPILLRVPLIKSYFTGVGDLFSALLLDRIYKLFSSNDSSVRLEDQVNDVLNVIQKVLKKTLSYAPKLKTAKMGSASDMKDMELRIIESRDLYEGDGSTSRKNFIYRKL; from the coding sequence ATGCCAAGATTATTAGCCACTCAATCGCATGTCGTTCACGGCTATGTAGGCAATAAAGCTGCTACTTTTCCGCTACAATGCTTAGGCTGGGACGTGGATTGTTGCAATAGTGTACAATTTTCCAATCATACTGGATATGGGATGGATAAAGTATTTGGTAATgtaacagaaaaaaatgacttGGATCAGCTTTTATGCGGCGTACTGGGCAACTTTCCGCATGAATACGATGCACTACTGTCCGGCTATCTGCCCAATAAAAGTTCTGTACAATGCATGGGCCAACATTACAGAAGATACAGAAATGCAAATCCGCAAAGCATATGGCTCATGGACCCCGTCATGGGCGATGAGGGCCAATTATATGTCAATGAAGATGTCATACCGGAGTACAAGAAGCTGGCTCTGAGTCCGTCTTGTCTGGTGGATATCATAACGCCGAATCAATTTGAGTTGGAAATATTGAACGGAGAGAATATTGGAAATTCTgagcaaatgaaaagtgCATTATTGAAACTTCATGCTACTATCCCGGTAATCGTAGTAACTTCATGTGACTTTAAAATGTTTAATGATCCTGAACATGTTTACATTGTAACATCAATGAGAGGTGAGAAGCCTATACTTCTGCGTGTACCATTGATCAAATCATATTTTACCGGAGTAGGGGAtttattttcagcattGCTTCTGGATAGAATTTATAAACTATTTTCGTCAAACGATTCAAGTGTTCGCTTGGAAGACCAAGTTAATGACGTACTCAATGTTATACAAAAAGTTCTGAAGAAAACCCTTTCATATGCTCCTAAGCTTAAAACAGCTAAGATGGGGTCTGCCTCGGATATGAAGGATATGGAATTGAGAATAATTGAGTCAAGAGATCTCTACGAAGGCGATGGATCAACATCCAGGAAGAATTTTATTTATAGAAAGCTGTAA
- the YIP5 gene encoding Yip5p (similar to Saccharomyces cerevisiae YIP5 (YGL161C); ancestral locus Anc_8.110), producing the protein MVDTKVTPSRDSFEIDDGLEGVDDFVNESNPFENPFHDTIANDEPPPAYQEPLQPSARISDASTSGDAGTVPSPTPAAGTEPQLGPGLLNYYSRYFQLSTQDFKTNLHESVAFKLKKENDDEESSPSTISREPTDLYGAIWITATVIMSKFLILGLLYLLRQGIINGVEIPERQMESLYLSLVHGIWIFYSYIFVIGGASYKLLNKVDDQITLAETISTFGYSLTIWIPISIIIEVVELFQHDIIRIIPLLLKVFFVACAFAKSSIYLYSKLSRPNGSKYVNAIIVANGVFCLLVKIFYF; encoded by the coding sequence ATGGTGGATACCAAGGTTACACCTAGCAGGGACTCTTTCGAAATCGATGATGGTCTCGAAGGCGTTGATGACTTCGTGAACGAATCGAATCCCTTTGAAAATCCATTTCACGATACGATAGCAAATGATGAACCACCACCGGCGTATCAGGAACCTCTGCAACCATCTGCTAGAATAAGCGATGCATCAACCAGTGGGGACGCCGGAACAGTGCCATCTCCAACTCCAGCGGCGGGCACCGAACCACAATTGGGACCGGGACTGCTGAACTATTATTCGCGTTATTTCCAATTGAGCACCCAAGACTTTAAAACTAATCTTCACGAAAGTGTGGCATTCAAACtcaaaaaggaaaatgatgatgaggaatCGTCACCATCAACCATTTCGAGAGAACCCACCGACTTATATGGAGCTATATGGATCACTGCGACGGTGATAATGagtaaatttttgataCTTGGCCTTTTATATCTATTGAGGCAGGGTATCATCAATGGCGTGGAGATACCGGAAAGACAAATGGAATCATTGTATCTGTCTCTGGTTCACGGAATCTGGATTTTCTACTCATACATCTTTGTCATTGGTGGTGCAAGTTATAAATTATTGAATAAGGTCGATGATCAGATTACACTTGCTGAAACGATATCTACATTTGGCTATTCGTTAACCATATGGATACCTATTTCGATAATAATCGAAGTGGTTGAGCTTTTCCAGCACGATATAATAAGAATAATACCATTACTGCTAAAAGTGTTTTTCGTAGCTTGTGCGTTTGCGAAGAGTTCAATCTACCTCTATTCCAAGTTGTCAAGACCAAACGGATCGAAATACGTGAATGCCATAATTGTCGCAAACGGTGTATTTTGTTTGCTggtcaaaatattttatttttag
- the SUT1 gene encoding Sut1p (similar to Saccharomyces cerevisiae SUT1 (YGL162W) and SUT2 (YPR009W); ancestral locus Anc_8.109) — protein sequence MSSTSIPVVNRNNTLPPLLLPDLRSLSRHHHSQEHCHVHSHIHSHSGHDAASVAGPSDLFGLKRKGGLTESDENTLDRLATIALKRPKLNISGQGPHARAGVEAGASASANSNAVVNRLDVITPPPSAPITAPVSAAISPSPAFLAVSDAQDQHSGDSSGAGGSSSNSPKTERKQAASSKRQRIGPSCDGCRLKKIKCDAKIEIFMQDESIIPLVSNNLHHIFTKEEIRENMNTLFQNVQLPSDLLESDDSSPNQSILIKHIDKIIHFQQCSSCRKKKNSSSPSHCCCEFSKGFTRADINVFSKIKARLKKDSIYEMDITDYKNAGF from the coding sequence ATGAGTAGCACCAGCATACCAGTTGTCAACCGCAACAATACCCTGCCCCCGCTGTTACTCCCCGACCTGAGGAGTCTGAGTCGGCACCATCACAGCCAAGAGCATTGTCATGTCCACAGTCATATCCACAGTCATAGCGGCCACGATGCAGCCAGCGTGGCGGGCCCTAGCGATCTGTTTGGTTTGAAGCGAAAAGGCGGTCTGACGGAGTCTGATGAGAACACGCTGGACCGGTTGGCGACGATCGCCTTGAAGCGGCCCAAGCTGAATATCTCTGGCCAAGGCCCGCATGCGCGGGCTGGTGTTGAGGCCGGTGCGAGCGCCAGTGCGAACTCGAACGCAGTGGTGAACAGACTGGACGTGATCACTCCACCGCCGTCTGCTCCGATCACAGCACCTGTCAGTGCTGCGATCTCTCCGTCACCAGCGTTTTTGGCGGTGAGCGATGCCCAGGATCAGCATTCGGGTGACAGCAGCGGTGCAGGcggcagcagcagcaactCGCCGAAAACCGAAAGGAAACAGGCGGCCAGCTCCAAAAGACAGAGAATCGGGCCAAGTTGCGATGGTTGCAGgttgaagaagatcaaaTGTGACGCCAAGATCGAGATATTCATGCAGGACGAATCGATTATCCCGTTAGTGTCGAACAACTTGCATCATATTTTCACGAAAGAGGAGATCAGAGAAAATATGAACACGCTATTTCAGAATGTCCAACTGCCAAGCGATCTATTGGAGTCAGACGACTCGTCCCCAAATCAGAGTATACTTATCAAACATATTGATAAGattattcattttcagCAATGCTCTTCTTGTCGcaagaagaagaactcATCTTCTCCTTCTCACTGTTGTTGCGAGTTCTCAAAAGGTTTTACGAGAGCTGATATCAatgttttttcaaagattaaAGCGaggttgaaaaaagattcaatttACGAAATGGATATTACAGATTATAAAAATGCAGGTTTTTAG
- the RAD54 gene encoding DNA-dependent ATPase RAD54 (similar to Saccharomyces cerevisiae RAD54 (YGL163C); ancestral locus Anc_8.108), with product MARSRLPHGPVNGSGAGQTPRLVPRNLNCHDSLNTLIKPFKVPYKVAKESQLRSQLRAPEGGRRLRVRSKTVSYEGMELPTGENGQLDAQAGDEYGKENVLVHHVRKDALSSSRLAQDPARLQMIETALKRSFTVPIKGYVQRHSLPLTLGTKKKIELEPRPLHDPSDEFAIVLYDPSVDGDMIIKDSSDTPLTRDASNRSGAGTGADGDANLKHDKHVHPRFLSNGLKNKSLKELLGEDINDDQHSKKGKKFPNIPVVIDPKLAKILRPHQVEGVRFLYRCVTGLVMKDFLDSERVRHIDSGDTSNKGDTSSSICKDASEKIVTDLNVVNRGAYGCIMADEMGLGKTLQCIALMWTLLRQGPQGKKLIDKCIIVCPSSLVNNWANELIKWLGPNTLSPLAIDGKKSSLVNGGNSSVSMAIKNWGQSRGRNIVKPVLIISYETLRRNVDQLKNCEIGLLLADEGHRLKNSESLTFTSLDSINCPRRVILSGTPIQNDLSEYFALLNFSNPGLLGSRLDFRKNFEIPILLSRDALATEKEIEKGQIQLQKLSDVVSRFIIRRTNDILSKYLPCKYEHVIFVNLTPFQKKIYQNAVTSWEIDKLDKKNNHDNNDKNNDITSRSNSNDSGNNRFIQPLKAIGILKKLCNHPDLINFEDDLPNSENLDIPDDYIVPVKGKNTREIQTEFSGKFSILERFLSKIKKESDDKIVLISNYTQTLDLIEKFCRIKRYSSIRLDGTLNINKRQKLVDRFNDPEGQEFIFLLSSKAGGCGINLIGANRLILLDPDWNPAADQQALARVWRDGQKKDCFIYRFISTGTIEEKIYQRQSMKMSLSSCVVDAKEDVERLFSADNLRQLFQYNKKTICETHETYNCKRCDTKTGKQLRKSDAMLYGDPTTWNHLNHKGLEKTNDHLLRNEFHSNDISYVFQYISH from the coding sequence ATGGCTAGATCCCGTTTGCCGCATGGTCCGGTCAACGGCAGTGGTGCTGGACAGACTCCCAGACTGGTGCCGCGTAATCTGAACTGTCACGACTCTTTGAACACGCTGATAAAGCCATTCAAAGTTCCTTACAAAGTGGCAAAGGAGTCGCAGTTGCGTTCGCAACTGCGAGCCCCTGAGGGGGGACGTCGACTGCGGGTGCGATCTAAAACAGTGTCATACGAGGGAATGGAACTCCCGACAGGCGAAAACGGGCAGTTGGATGCTCAGGCAGGTGATGAGTATGGGAAGGAAAACGTTTTGGTGCACCATGTTCGTAAAGACGCCTTGAGCTCTTCGAGGCTGGCGCAGGATCCAGCAAGGCTGCAGATGATCGAAACAGCTTTGAAGAGGTCCTTCACAGTGCCCATCAAGGGATATGTCCAGAGACACAGTTTACCGTTAACTCTGGggacaaagaaaaagatcGAATTGGAGCCGAGGCCCTTACACGATCCGTCTGATGAGTTTGCGATTGTTCTTTATGATCCCTCGGTAGACGGCGATATGATTATCAAGGATAGCAGCGATACTCCACTCACAAGGGATGCTTCGAACCGTAGCGGTGCTGGTACTGGAGCTGACGGTGATGCCAACCTAAAACACGACAAACATGTGCATCCAAGATTCTTGTCCAATGGGCTGAAAAATAAGTCTTTGAAGGAGCTATTAGGCGAAGATATCAACGACGAtcaacattcaaaaaaaggtaaaaagtTTCCAAATATTCCTGTTGTCATTGATCCGAAActtgcaaaaattttaagaCCACACCAAGTTGAAGGTGTCAGGTTTTTGTACCGTTGCGTTACAGGACTGGTCATGAAAGATTTTCTAGATTCTGAGAGAGTTCGGCATATTGATTCCGGTGATACCAGTAACAAGGGCGATACAAGTAGTAGTATATGCAAGGATGCGAGTGAGAAAATTGTTACAGATCTTAATGTTGTAAATAGAGGTGCCTATGGTTGTATTATGGCTGATGAAATGGGCCTTGGTAAAACTTTACAGTGTATCGCTCTAATGTGGACCTTATTAAGGCAGGGTCCTCAGGGCAAGAAATTGATTGATAAGTGTATCATTGTTTGTCCCTCTTCCTTAGTCAACAACTGGGCAAAtgaattgataaaatggTTAGGCCCAAATACGTTGTCACCATTGGCAATTGATGGtaaaaaatcttctctGGTTAATGGTGGTAATTCTTCTGTTTCAATGGCGATAAAAAACTGGGGTCAATCAAGGGGAAGAAATATTGTGAAACCAGTTTTAATCATTTCTTATGAAACTTTGCGAAGAAATGTGGACcaattaaaaaattgtGAGATTGGTTTATTGTTAGCTGATGAAGGTCATAgattaaaaaattctgaatcTTTAACATTCACCTCTTTGGATAGTATAAACTGTCCAAGGAGAGTAATTCTTTCTGGTACACCAATACAAAATGATTTATCAGAATATTTTGCtcttttaaatttttcaaatccagGTCTTTTAGGTTCAAGATTAGATTTTaggaaaaattttgagattcCAATTCTATTAAGTCGTGACGCTTTGGCTactgaaaaggaaattgaaaagggtCAAATCCAGTTGCAGAAACTTTCTGATGTCGTTTCAAGATTTATTATCAGAAGAACAAATGATATCctatcaaaatatttaccTTGCAAATATGAGCATGTTATATTTGTCAACTTGACaccatttcaaaaaaaaatttatcaaaatgcTGTTACTTCATGggaaattgataaattggataaaaagaataatcatgataataatgataaaaataatgatataACCAGTAGAAGTAATAGCAATGATTCCGGTAATAATCGTTTTATCCAGCCTTTGAAAGCTATTGgtattttgaagaagttaTGTAATCATCCAGATTTaattaattttgaagacGATTTACcaaattctgaaaatttaGATATTCCGGATGATTACATTGTTCCAGTAAAGGGTAAAAATACACGAGAGATTCAAACTGAATTCTCCGGTAAGTTTTCAATACTTGAAAGATTTTTgtcaaagataaaaaaagaatcgGATGACAAAATTGTTTTAATCTCAAATTATACTCAAACTTTAGATctaattgaaaaattctgtcGAATAAAGAGGTATAGTTCTATTAGACTTGATGGTACAttgaatataaataaaAGGCAGAAATTAGTTGATAGATTTAATGATCCAGAAGGTCaagaatttatttttttactaAGTTCCAAAGCTGGTGGTTGTGGTATTAATTTAATTGGGGCAAATAGATTAATATTATTAGATCCAGATTGGAATCCGGCTGCAGATCAACAAGCTTTGGCCAGAGTTTGGAGAGATggtcaaaagaaagattgtTTCATCTATAGATTTATCTCTACTGGCACTatcgaagaaaagatttatcaaagacaatcgatgaaaatgagtTTAAGTTCGTGCGTCGTTGATGCAAAGGAAGACGTTGAAAGGCTGTTTAGTGCAGATAACTTGAGACAGCTATTTCAAtataacaaaaaaacaatttgtGAAACTCATGAAACGTATAATTGCAAACGTTGTGATACTAAAACTGGAAAACAATTGAGAAAAAGTGATGCAATGCTATATGGTGATCCTACAACATGGAATCACTTAAATCATAAAGGTTTAGAAAAAACAAACGATCATTTACTGCGTAATGAATTTCATAGTAATGACATTAGTTATGTATTTCAATATATATCACATTGA